A window of the Nibribacter ruber genome harbors these coding sequences:
- a CDS encoding SAM hydrolase/SAM-dependent halogenase family protein, whose protein sequence is MGFITFLSDFGTTDHYVAAVKAKILTINPAQVIVDITHQVEPYNIAYGYHVLNSVFQDFPVGTVHLIAVDTHGSKQGRFQVARHQGHYFVCADNGLLSLLTDGDPEQLIDLPMQPDSPSPARDIMVPAAVALAQGASMAEVGELADGMLQLINRQLKLNDHSVSGHVVHVDHYGNLITDITKDSVEAIGHGRPFLVKFAREKVDRMYSRFNQVGEGDCVILFNRQGFLTIGINKGHASELLGMYFDSSVEIQFAQNAN, encoded by the coding sequence ATGGGTTTTATCACTTTCCTGTCTGATTTTGGCACCACAGACCACTATGTGGCCGCAGTTAAGGCTAAGATCCTGACTATCAATCCCGCACAAGTCATTGTAGACATCACCCACCAGGTAGAACCTTACAACATTGCCTACGGGTACCACGTGCTCAACTCCGTTTTTCAGGACTTTCCGGTGGGCACGGTGCATTTGATAGCCGTAGATACCCACGGAAGCAAGCAGGGACGGTTTCAGGTGGCTCGCCACCAGGGTCATTATTTTGTATGCGCAGACAACGGCCTGCTTTCCCTCTTAACCGACGGCGACCCAGAGCAGCTCATAGACCTGCCCATGCAGCCAGACTCTCCCTCACCGGCCAGAGACATTATGGTACCGGCGGCGGTGGCTTTGGCCCAGGGCGCTTCCATGGCCGAGGTAGGCGAACTGGCAGACGGCATGTTGCAACTGATCAACCGCCAACTCAAGCTCAATGACCATTCCGTATCTGGGCACGTGGTGCACGTAGACCATTACGGCAACCTCATCACCGACATCACCAAAGACAGCGTGGAAGCCATCGGTCACGGACGTCCGTTCCTGGTCAAGTTCGCCCGCGAAAAAGTAGACCGCATGTACTCGCGATTCAACCAGGTAGGCGAAGGTGATTGCGTCATCCTCTTCAATCGCCAAGGCTTCCTAACCATCGGCATCAACAAAGGCCACGCCTCAGAACTTCTGGGCATGTACTTTGACTCTAGCGTAGAGATCCAGTTCGCGCAAAACGCCAATTAA
- a CDS encoding putative quinol monooxygenase, with translation MLIRIVRMTFHPEKVEEFLAIFHASKHKIAAMPGCHGVELLQDYHQANIYHTYSTWDSDDALNQYRQSTLFGMVWKPTKALFSAPAQAFSMKKG, from the coding sequence ATGTTAATCAGAATAGTGCGCATGACGTTTCATCCAGAGAAGGTAGAGGAGTTTCTGGCTATCTTTCATGCCTCTAAACACAAGATTGCAGCCATGCCGGGCTGTCATGGCGTTGAATTGCTACAGGACTACCATCAGGCTAATATTTACCATACATACAGCACCTGGGATTCTGACGATGCCTTGAATCAATACCGACAGTCCACTTTGTTCGGGATGGTCTGGAAGCCTACTAAAGCCTTGTTTTCAGCCCCAGCCCAGGCCTTTTCCATGAAGAAGGGATAA
- a CDS encoding DnaJ domain-containing protein, whose product MNYFSFYQIPESFLPDEKAIQTKYYALSREYHPDFYTLEPQEKQQEILEKSTLNTNAYRTLSNFDKRMQYILEQHGMLEEGGANDLPQDFLMEVMELNELLMDLEMEYNSTTFKIVSDQTGEIEGHIKSEIWPVLEAYETFPPEKQAEALKQIKNYYLKERYLLRIKESLNKFASSSDR is encoded by the coding sequence GTGAACTACTTTAGCTTTTACCAGATACCAGAAAGCTTCCTCCCCGATGAGAAGGCCATTCAAACCAAATATTACGCCCTCAGCCGCGAGTACCACCCCGATTTCTACACGCTGGAGCCTCAGGAGAAACAGCAGGAAATCCTGGAGAAGTCTACCCTTAACACCAACGCCTATCGCACGCTCTCCAATTTTGACAAGCGCATGCAGTACATCTTGGAGCAGCACGGGATGTTGGAAGAAGGCGGCGCCAATGACCTGCCTCAGGACTTTTTGATGGAAGTGATGGAGCTCAACGAGCTGCTCATGGACCTGGAAATGGAGTACAACTCCACCACCTTTAAGATTGTCTCTGACCAAACCGGTGAAATTGAGGGCCATATCAAGTCTGAGATCTGGCCGGTGCTGGAAGCCTATGAAACTTTTCCCCCTGAAAAACAGGCAGAAGCGCTTAAGCAGATAAAAAATTACTACTTAAAAGAGCGCTACCTCTTGCGTATAAAGGAATCATTGAATAAGTTTGCATCCTCTTCTGACAGATAA
- a CDS encoding zinc-dependent alcohol dehydrogenase family protein, with product MKAWQRQGPGLDNIKRVELPVPTVGPGQVLVKVKAVSLNYRDKAVADGIYLPHLMTEPFIPVSDAAGEVVAIGDNVTKFKAGDRVISHMFIKWLDGAPNQDYGPSALGGPKDGGLAEYLLLEEDATVKAPDYMTYEEAASLPIAALTVWFSLVEYGNIKAGDTVLVLGTGGVSVSAVQIAAALGARVIATSSSNAKAEKIKSLGATDVINYVENPDWEKKVLELTNGEGVQHILEVVGGDNVNKSLEAVALQGNIYIIGFLKDMMAEVNLFTLLAKRVRVQGINVGHRKALEDVVKAFQQLKIQPVIDKVYPFEDALKAYEHLNQGAFGKIVIQVN from the coding sequence ATGAAAGCATGGCAAAGGCAAGGTCCCGGGCTTGATAACATCAAACGGGTAGAATTACCTGTCCCCACCGTTGGGCCAGGTCAGGTTTTAGTCAAAGTGAAAGCAGTGTCACTCAACTACAGGGATAAGGCAGTCGCTGACGGGATTTATCTGCCGCACCTGATGACTGAACCGTTTATCCCAGTATCTGATGCCGCAGGAGAGGTGGTTGCCATTGGGGACAACGTAACAAAATTCAAGGCCGGGGACCGCGTGATATCACATATGTTCATCAAGTGGCTCGATGGGGCGCCCAACCAGGACTATGGGCCGTCGGCACTTGGCGGTCCGAAAGACGGCGGGTTGGCGGAATACCTACTCTTGGAGGAAGATGCGACGGTGAAGGCACCTGACTATATGACCTATGAAGAGGCTGCCAGTTTGCCTATTGCTGCTTTGACGGTATGGTTCTCGTTGGTGGAGTACGGTAATATTAAAGCCGGTGATACGGTATTGGTGCTGGGTACCGGTGGGGTGTCGGTATCGGCAGTTCAAATTGCGGCGGCACTCGGGGCAAGGGTCATTGCCACCAGCAGCAGCAATGCCAAAGCCGAAAAGATAAAATCACTGGGAGCGACTGATGTGATCAACTACGTGGAGAATCCGGACTGGGAAAAGAAAGTCCTAGAGCTGACCAACGGTGAGGGTGTACAACACATACTGGAGGTAGTAGGCGGTGACAACGTGAATAAATCATTGGAGGCTGTTGCACTGCAGGGCAATATCTACATCATCGGGTTCCTGAAAGACATGATGGCCGAGGTCAATCTTTTCACCTTGCTCGCTAAACGTGTACGTGTGCAAGGTATCAACGTAGGCCACCGCAAAGCATTGGAAGATGTGGTCAAAGCATTCCAACAGCTCAAAATACAGCCAGTGATTGACAAAGTCTATCCATTCGAAGATGCCTTGAAAGCATACGAACATCTAAACCAGGGTGCGTTCGGTAAGATTGTGATTCAGGTTAATTGA
- a CDS encoding NADPH-dependent F420 reductase, whose product MKIGIIGTGAIGSILAKKFSSAGHQVKVTNTRDMSTLKEIATNLGAEAATLEEVVKDVEAIIFSIPFKAYTDLPKNLLLGVPQEVVIMDTSNYYPLRDGELPGLQGKTESEYISETLGRPVVKVFNNIMEYTLKHKGKATGEEGRIAISIAGDNEEHKKVAAGLVDQTGFDAVGGGILAESWRQEPGTPAYCTELNAGELKEALARAEKGKAPAARDFVMAELNNFQVDPIPPHEEIVALNRSASAKGLKN is encoded by the coding sequence ATGAAAATAGGAATCATTGGGACCGGTGCCATCGGGAGCATACTGGCCAAAAAATTCTCCTCTGCCGGACATCAGGTAAAGGTGACCAACACTAGGGACATGTCCACTCTCAAAGAAATTGCTACCAATCTGGGCGCCGAGGCGGCTACCTTAGAGGAGGTGGTGAAGGACGTGGAAGCCATTATTTTCTCCATCCCATTCAAGGCGTATACGGACCTTCCGAAAAACCTGCTCCTGGGCGTGCCGCAGGAGGTCGTTATTATGGATACCTCAAACTATTACCCTCTGCGCGATGGCGAGCTGCCCGGCTTACAAGGCAAGACCGAAAGCGAGTACATCTCTGAAACTCTTGGAAGACCGGTTGTCAAGGTGTTCAACAACATCATGGAGTACACCCTGAAACACAAAGGGAAGGCTACCGGGGAGGAAGGCAGAATAGCTATCTCAATTGCGGGTGATAATGAGGAACACAAGAAAGTAGCCGCAGGACTGGTAGACCAGACAGGCTTTGATGCTGTGGGCGGCGGGATCCTTGCCGAGTCCTGGAGACAGGAGCCGGGCACTCCCGCCTATTGCACCGAACTGAACGCGGGTGAGCTAAAAGAAGCGCTGGCCAGAGCCGAAAAGGGCAAGGCACCCGCGGCAAGGGATTTTGTCATGGCTGAACTTAATAACTTCCAGGTCGACCCGATACCCCCACACGAGGAAATTGTCGCCTTAAACCGTTCGGCCTCAGCTAAGGGCTTAAAAAATTAA
- a CDS encoding NADPH-dependent F420 reductase yields the protein MKIGIIGAGVIGKGLARNFKAAGHEVTLADARGVASIQAIADAAGITAVEMEDVVKDVDVLVLSIPFGNIPDLAKTLEGKIGADVVIVETTNYWPNRDGIVEEVENGKVNSVWVQEQFGRPVVKAFSNIGAYSLATGGKPKGSEGRIALAVSGDEQKSKDVVLGLVDDDGFDALDAGPLEDSWRQQACSPAYCTDLTLPELVKARKSAERETLRDKQALLFSKMGEYGDEFFKIIMSGNYPEGFVDHGVDIARAINGLPERTDEQKLYKRTF from the coding sequence GAAATTTTAAGGCCGCAGGACACGAAGTCACCCTCGCAGATGCCAGAGGGGTGGCCAGCATCCAAGCCATCGCGGATGCCGCCGGTATAACAGCAGTAGAAATGGAGGATGTGGTAAAAGATGTGGATGTACTTGTTTTATCTATCCCGTTCGGTAACATCCCTGACTTGGCAAAAACCCTGGAGGGCAAGATCGGTGCCGATGTAGTGATCGTGGAGACGACCAACTACTGGCCTAACCGGGACGGTATCGTGGAGGAAGTGGAGAACGGGAAAGTGAACAGTGTCTGGGTGCAGGAGCAGTTCGGCCGTCCAGTGGTGAAAGCCTTCAGCAACATAGGTGCCTACAGCCTGGCCACGGGAGGAAAACCGAAGGGGAGCGAGGGCCGGATCGCCCTGGCCGTCTCTGGGGACGAGCAAAAGTCCAAAGACGTAGTGCTGGGCCTTGTGGATGACGATGGTTTCGACGCTTTGGATGCCGGGCCGCTGGAGGACTCTTGGCGCCAGCAGGCATGCTCCCCGGCGTACTGCACGGACCTGACCCTGCCCGAGCTCGTCAAGGCGCGGAAGTCGGCTGAAAGGGAAACCTTGAGGGACAAGCAGGCATTGCTGTTCAGCAAGATGGGGGAGTACGGCGATGAATTTTTCAAAATTATTATGTCAGGTAATTACCCTGAGGGGTTCGTTGACCATGGGGTAGACATTGCCCGTGCCATCAACGGTCTGCCGGAACGGACCGACGAGCAAAAGCTTTATAAGAGAACTTTCTAA